The Topomyia yanbarensis strain Yona2022 chromosome 3, ASM3024719v1, whole genome shotgun sequence nucleotide sequence ttccttcggcagcaacagcggagttatgggaactgacgTGTTCTcaactccaatctgcctctccttaccctgtttcggaggggctaggaggagccgacgccaatgctcgctcagctgcatccgccctctgcgttgccgtatcataCTCTTTCACGGTaaacagtagcgccttccgcaTTTTGATGAcaatctccttaatgtctttatggacattgtttctcgtgtccacgaacttgtggggTTCCTCCACCAAGTacttcgctgccactacttttggcgtttgtggggtgtagctcattccactctgctctggctgtttttgctgctgctgttgctgttgcttcggcttcccctcctcctgctcttgctgaatgacttcagctactgttggtggtggtgacctcaccaacccacttctggcaaacggattcaccGTGCCTTCTCCGTTTATATTAGTTTcttgttttttctccattttattgggtctgaactccgggccgctatctccactcgctgcacatagtcgccactcgcgatcccatgattatctatgctgccaaaaagcagcagtgaggtcatgcaagagttgacactatccttcatggggagtagtgttcagagccggatcggcgtaaatcgggaatgctccaaccgaacctagtaccaccatcCAAATGATGACGAGTTTCgaacctgccagggttttgttggaacggaggcagtcatgctgttagcccactcacCATTTCAAGTCGGTCATCCTTCGTTACTCaaggagtagaacagcacgcctgttaGCCCAAAGTCGCCATCCTATTCGTGATCCGTGccctgtccgttgacgttcgccatggccagtatgccataatcaggatgctactggcgtcgatcctgatgtgccggttggcactccggttgggctagagtgcttttattgctaagatcttagattattgtgatcttaggatcttagcagaagcggcacagcctcgcttcgtcggagctgctttcggagttatggctttttagaggtttagaagagcccaatcctagccccaccatatcctagtaaaactccccaactcgcagtagagccgtgggaggggggggggggggttcgttaagcccctagactcctgtccttcctgtccctgctgcccccgaatatatgtgtgtaaatgtgtgcatgagtgtttttttttcaatggagaagacgtttacgtcctaacccagtacacgtgctattggtaggtgtccaagctaccacacggggtgtactgggggcgtgtcgggctcgaatggtgacgctgccattaataccgactaaactccattgggctccgccatcgtacccccaggaactacctctcggtattacttctggggtgTGTGTGCATGAGTGTGTATTTATACATGTGTACATGCGTATTTTCATATGTATGTATGCAGGCATGCATACATGTGTGCATATATGTGCATACACTGGATATTTGAAAGTAGATCGTGATCGGTGGTCCGGCGAAACTTTATCTTAGAGGTAGGAGCAGGCCGCGGTGGCGTTGACTCGATATGAGGAAAGACTAAGTTGTGGCTTTATTTGAAAGTGCATATTAAGAATACTCTTGACTTGTGTTCCTACTACCCAATTCTCAAACGAATATTGATATCAGACTAATTTGCAGTAGTTTAGGGAAAAACTAAATCACTCTCGATGGCAGGCTAACCAGAGTgtaaatacaagaaaaatcataactaaatatctttttgctACTCGGAGATTAACCATCCAACCGCATAATACATTCATTTTGTGGTtgcattgcctgcttgtggcgaatcctagacctgtacctgtccttcaatccaattccgtaatacctatggaagcgtcgctgagtcggggtccttccttaagtaggtattacatcaacatttcctaccctatgctaagtatcggtgaagatggtcgtggccggcaataacgattctcatgctattggtttactgaactcatacgagataaagttcattcccgatcatttatctcacaagcaagatgagttgagctacctataggcaacttgataatcgttagtaatcaatctacgaatagcaccgtgcttcgcaacgcaacgcaacgcaaaactTTGTCAAGCACTTGCGTCTTGTTGCTACACGCTACTGGTCAGAGTGTAGGAGGGGGTTTGGGTGACGCGTAGATCACAAACTTGTTCAGTTGTATTCTTTCGATGCGTCGAGTACATAATACGTGTAACATCTTAATGCTGCGAGAGCTCACACCAAAAATTATATTCTGAtttgttttcttatatttttctttattaaaaAGCAAGTAGAaagatttttatattgaaaattgtaacggtcgaaaaaaatatctattcaaATTGACCTAATTCAAAGATTATCATCTCATtattgaaaagtgaaaaaaaaacaacatatTTTATTATGCTTTAAACACCTTAAGGAGAAGAATTGggaaaacaccaaaatttctcaaagactggttttaccaaaaaaaaattcgccctagtgagaaattttggtgcataccaaattttcctccttagggtgaaatatagcatagtgctttcgcataggcctgctaagccaagacaagtttcggcttcactgtgtcttatcggcataCACAGAAAATCGTGAGATTCTCTATATCAGTTTTGCCAGTAATTAGTTTTCCCTTCCCAGTTCTAACTCGTACAAGTTAAGTGGCTTCCCGCATATCGAAGCAGTAGTTTAGAGTCGGTATTCCCGAATTAAggtaaggggccatgcataaatgacgtagcattttgggggatagggagggtataccaaatttgtgacgaagtgtgacgagggggagggtagggtcagaagttgtgcgacgtagcattacgtttaaaacccattgtttagagaaaacaatttaatgttactccattcccaagagaaatgaatttaaattcaacttttgatgcggtttttcattaggtaaattttacgattcgcggaattacaagttcgcaaaaatacgaaaagattttgtatgcggatttaacttgctacattagttagctaatgttgctaactagtagacttagtttggaagctgaattaaattttcagttcggattcaaccaaacaaaatttagtaatttagacgaacgtatggttcttagaatcattggcagctgcacgattgtgaactgagagaacttgccTTCATGCTCTCCTCaacatttaaaattcaaaataaaattatcaacactatatttgtcatgaaatgggcttaatTTGcatgcaatttgctgttataatgaaaatgttgataaaagtcgtcaaacattttgaaaggacatgtatttaaaataattgaaaaacatatgtaatttgttttcatcacccgggcgctttgcatgggacgaggggtaGGGGGTatgtaaatgctacgttatttacgagggggaggttagaattttgtgaccaaatgctacgaggggggagggaggggtaaaaaatcgccgaaaaaagctacgtcatttgtgtacggcccctaaggtGCAAATGGTGGCCAGTGCAGTGCATGCCCTAATTCCAACTTGTCCTTGGATGCGTGTTTTTCGTGCAGGTTTGAAGCTGCAGGATCCTGTCACACCGATCATCATCCGTCATCAACCGCTTCTGACCCCGCCATCTAGCTACAAAGTTCCCGGTGAACCATCCAGAAGAGCGACGACCGTCAAATTCGCGCTAGCTAGGGAGCAGCGTCGTTGCCAGTATACGTCCAGTTGGTGGGCACCGACTATCGATCAACCCACGTGGGAAACATGTAATGCAGTGACCTCCATCAGGTCAGACTCTGCCAGCAAACGACCGGGCAAATCGTTTGTGGCAACCGGATCAGCATCTCCAGCGGACTGGATCTTCGAGCGAACCACCTAAAGCATGGTAGTGTGAGTACTCATTTCCTTTTTTTGACATGCGCATGATCGCATGATTTGTTTAAACCCGCAAATGCCGGTTCAGTGAGCTAAGTGACAGCGTTTtcgtgacaagctcaaaaagccCGGGTTCGAAACCCGATTATCAGTTTTTTTTGTTCGGCGGTTTAATTTAACCCACCCCGTGAAAATCGTAGGTCAGCGATGAAATCGCTGTATTACACGCAAACACGTATATGCACGCACCGTAAGTTGAGCCACTCATTTTTGGATGAACACCACGTTAGGTAgttagatttttgatatgcCCTGGGAAGGGAGAGAGACAGGATAGGCAGTGACCATGTTGGTTAGCGCGCTGCGAGGAAATTAGCTAGCAAGTTGGAAGGCCTGGGTTCGAGACCCGAAAtgcgaaataaatattttttgtaagcgaattatgagttgaagtgattaaacagttttttttgcagtaaactattttttttatattttctggtGTAGGTAGTTTCACGATTTCGATCGTTTCCGTTTTTTAGCGAGCAGAGTTGACTCCTTTTTCCTTCGACTCCACCTTTCCTAAATCGGCCACAATTGGAGACCTTGTGTTTGAGTAGATCTTTGCCCCTGATGATAAAAAGCGTTAGAGCTAATCAATTATACCGGTCTGAGTCCTTCTTTGTATACTGTTGTTGATTTCTAGCGAATGTTTTCAGACTGGTAATCAAGGTACCTGAGTCCAGTTGGATCATTCTGGAGCCCGAACTCAGAGACAAATAGTACCCGCCCGTAGGAGGGGTGTCAATAgctgggcaaaccgaacaaggcGAATGGTCTCCTTCGGGAGTGGCGCTGAAGCCATCCGCTAAATATTGATTTAGGCTCCGGCTTCAACTGTCTCGGGTTACATCGTAGAGAAATGGgtcgaaaaataattataaataataataattaataacaataaatGAAGAAAACCATAGCTTTTTGAATATTACATTAACATTGTTGGCtgaacttaaacttttgactGGTAGTGTACCTTTTCACTATCTGGTATAAGTGGATTAAACCATCGTAGATGTGATCTACCCAACACATGCTCTCCTTTAAAGAGACGCTTCTATTCTTCAGAATAGCATTGATGTTGCACTAAACTATTAAGTGTATACTCAGCAATCTTGAGCTCATTCGTAGTGTGCCAACTAGTGATTCTTTCTTCCCATTGTCGCTGGAGATTTTTACGATATCGCATCAGATACGCTGTTACTCTGATCATTCGTGAATGTGGACCTGGAACCTGAGACAGTACTCATGAATGAACGAGATTGGCGCCGAAGTGGATGCAGCGGTAATTGGTGGCTTGCGTCGCTCGAGATATGTGTTGGACAATTCCCCGTCGACCAATCTTTGCTgtggcgattttttcagtgaagCTATTTGCCAATGACGTTCCACCTACGTATACTGTTAAGTAACTCTAGTGCTGAACATCCACCCGATAAAATGTCTGCAGGCTTTTCATGTCCCGAGATGTGTATCCAAGTGCAATTCTGCGTAGCGTGCTGAATTTTAGACACTCTATTGTTAACGAACGTCGTCCACGTTGATGGTGTCACTTGAAGCCAACTGATGACAATTGTTGAATCGGTCCAAAAATAGATGTGTAAAGCGGTGAGATTATTTTTCCATACATACAGAGAGAAGGGCTCCACATAGTTCTATGCTCGGAATAGATTTCTTATTAAGCGGGGCTCCCTTCGACCGCGACGTGAAAAGAGTAACCTTAATTGATATTTCCATTAAGGCCAACCGATAGATTAAATACGCATCCGAGAACATATGCAATTCTACCtttgttgcattttgtataAGCACGACGCGATCTATCCGAATTTGAGTGGCGAAAGCTCTGAGTGTTAAATAACCTACTGAGTGTGGTTTTAGCTCTCGATTCCATTTCCATATCTGCATGAACGTTTTTACTGTCACAACAAAAGGCCCAACTAAACCAAGTGGGCAAAAATTTGAGCAATAAGGTTAATCGTTTCGTTAGCCTTGTGGTAAGCGCTAAAGGGAGCTTGATATTTTAGACAGTCACTTTTCGATTCCCAATACAATCCGAGAGTTTTGAGTGTTGGACTCGATCGAAATCAAGCTGCTCTGGAATAGCacgattattaatttttatacaTTCcatcaattttatatttttttgcctgttcatgcattttattcagtttctttttTAATGTTATTGATTTGATCCAATTTACTAATTTGAATCAATTTCatttattctattatttttttaacttttttatattgtctagtttttcattaaatgagctaaactaatttgatttatttaatctcttgatttgatttatatattgaTCATTccaataaatttataaatttgattaccttatcattttttgatttaaaaccctttaaatttcgaatttttaaaatattattaaacttatttgaggttttattcgtgTTGAATACGAATCTGTGTTCATCCCTCCTCTAGTTGCGTGTCTACTTCGcacgagttctgcaaactaataataattgtaagaaatgtctcatctcactgttaggtggattatgTCGGTTTTCCGCTATGAATCAGttattgtttattatttattgTTGAGAGGAAAAAACCCGCAAgagtggattttcaaaagctccttctctcgtaggcacaaaacctctatCTTTTAGGTAACAACAgttaacaaacaaaacaaacgatACAATGACTAAtactaaacactgcttaaaataaacacttcttaCATAGGTAAAGTATTAACATTAGCATAAAAATTTTGCTGACACTATTAGGTTTGGGAAAGGGCGCgagaaaagaatttttttaaagaagtgcgagacaaattgaagtcaAAGACAACATTGATTGAACACTCTACACATGCTCATATCGGCTCGAACCTTCGTTCGAatcggtcacaaatcttgataactcctggtttacctagagtttttcaacagcaacagtctttctcaagactacctatattttttcgacaattagtctttctcaagactacctactttttctactcaatcagtctttttcaagactaaaacatttttcaagaacaattcagcctaaagaaaactttaattcttccaacatgcctgggtcctcccagaaaggccgtatgccaaaaattaaagctaaacggaaaaagGTATCTTCTcaacccgaaaattcaattgactacagcaactcattcgaggttttatccgaatgtgaagctgatgcaatttctaaatttcccCGCAATGCGCATACTACCAATGAGAAAAAACCCtatcacctccgcctataacagtgatgatctccgacttcaaagcctttcgaactgagctttcgacgttccttccggacgtgaaagtctcttttcagattggccgaagaggagaatgtcgagttacagcggaagaattgattggccacaaacgactactccagtatcttacggagaagttatataaattttattcatatgatttaaaGACagctagaccattcaaggctgtcttgaaaggtcaaagtttggatgaaatatccaacgaattaaaaaatttacttggcttttctccttcacaagttattcttatgaagagaaaggctaccgGCGATAACAcaccagtacgctctggaattatccaggagctttatttaattcattttaaccataatgaggttaataatttgaaagtatttgaaaaagcacgttttatgttccacgtgagagtaaagtgggaacattatagacgacatgggagcagaattcaaaatctgacccagtgtcgtagatgccaaggctttgggcacggcacaaaaaattgtcatttggattccaaatgtatgatctgtggtgataaattgcactcgaaagatacttgtccgatgaaaaaaaaaccacaaaaagtttcaaatgcgctaattgtagcgaaaatcataaatcgaatttctggggttgtcctgttcgagaaaaaattataaattctcgttctagacaacaaaaacaacaaataaaatataTACCTACTTCTTctggtacacttcaagaaaacacgtccaaacgtgttaatccgattcaaaatagattaacaacttcttctatcTCCGTCTCACTATTTTATAATGGTGTGTCATcctatgcttcagtggcaggtaacaaggccaaaataacggctaccatTACCACACCCACAAACTCGTTTGCACttaacgcttcctttagtccaatggatctaggtagcgtaacggaagaaaaattaaaatacctgcaGGACTCTATgatacctatgatgattgccatgttaaattctacctccatgtttgaagcttttcaagcgggatgggaatttgctaacaaaattgtagtgaaaataaagtttaacaatgactttaaataatcatttaaatttattaaattagaatgctcgttcattagaaacgtgcatatagccgttgttacctaaacttttttaaaaccaaatattaaattgaagagtaactctaattttgttattcaccgatttgatcgaattgttggattcggcggaggaatcgcaatagcggttaatcgcggGATCAAACATTctgttacgccgtctcttgacaccaaggtgatcgtgagtttgggtatcgaaggtgaaactgatcttggtatcatttttattgctgcagcctctttgccttttcagtgcactggcgagcaaatcaatttcttgaaaggagacttacaaaaacttacaagaaatcggtcgaaattcttcataatcggtgattttaacgccaaacaccgagcctggaataatgctcaaagcaattctaacggtaaactactttttaatgattgctctgctggttattattcaattttgttcccgaatggtcctacgtgctattctTCTGTAAGTGTGGTAACGCGTCTACTCTCGCCTGTAGCTCACAAGGAATGCCCAGACCGTTTTAGTTTACCTAACTGCCGAATGCACTCTTGTTTGTGAGTGTGAAGTAACATCGTTCAACGAAGGGCGCAAGGTTAATTGTATACAGGTAGGTGTCAATATACTACAACCCCCTCTTTGGATAAAGAAACTTACTTAACTTATAACAACTTTATTCATTGAAATAATATTGATCGGTTTACTAATGTGGGACATAGTCACGATACTTTATTGGTGGTTGTCTCGCACGCTTGTCTAGTCCAGACGATGTTTCCACAGGATTATCGATTGGATTAGGATTCACATCAGCCAATGACCCTGAGAGCAGTTCTTGACCGGGCGGTGAGTTACAATGGTCTTTTATCTTCTTAAGATGGGCTGAGCTCCTTCTGTACTGCTTGCCAGTTTCCTTTGACTGGATTAGTGTATCCGTGCCTGCCTTACGACAGACTATGAACTCTTCATTGCTGAAATCCGTGGCTAACTTATTTGGTTTTCTCATTCTTTTGGCCAGTACCTGGTCACCCTCCTCAATAGAGCTATCCTTCGCACCACGTTTTTGTCTGCGTACAGtttacctttttcctttactaacGCGTCCCTATCTCTCACTTCTGCATTTTCTTGAAAGGATGAAACAGTGGGTAATTTGCTTTTAATACGTCGACCAAACATGATTTCTCCTGGAGATTTGCCTGTAGTTGGATGTTTTGTAGAGTGATATGTTAGTAGGTACAAATAAAGCTCCTGTCGCCAGTCTCGTCCGAGTTCTTGAGCTATGCGAAGTCGTTTCATAATCGAACGATTCTGCTGTTCAACTTCGCCGTTGGATTGAGGCCAATTTCCCTAGTATTCATAAGTTTAACACCGTTCGCTTCGCAAAACTCGTTTAACTCCGTGCACACTGCACTAAGCTGAGGGGCATCGTCAGCTTTCATGATCAATGGAATTCCGTAACGGCTGAACATTATTGAAAGCTCTCTGATAACATCGTTCGAAGTCGTCGTTTCCATTTCGCATACCTCCATAAATCGGCTGTAACAATCAATTACTACCAGGAGGTATTGTCCTTCTGGTAAGGGACCCAGAAAATCTAGCGCTATTGTGTGCCAAGGGGAATTGGTAATTCACTACGCAACAACGGCTCCGGAGGTTCTGGAGCACCGACTAACATCCTCTGCAATTCTTCACATACTGTTCTACCTGTGCATCCATCTTAGGCCACCAAACAAGGGACCTCAGATGGTTTTTCATCATGGTGATTCCAGGATGGCCTTCGTGAGCGGTTGCCAGGACTTTATTTCTGAGAGAAAATGGAACAACTATTCGATCTCCTCGTAGGAGAACTCCTTCCAGCTCGCACAACTCGTTTGCGATAACTCGGTATgtaattggcaaattttgaatCTCTCCACTAGCCAGTAGTTCTAAAACTTCCTGAACTTCTAAGTCTGCTTTGCTACCTTTCTCAACATCACGCCAGCTTAATGCAGAAGAATTGGCTGTATTCGTAGCTACCTCGGTGTCGCGTCTTGTACTGGTAACCGAGATAGAGCATCAGCCACATTGTTTTTACATGACATAAATATAATCTTGTAATCAAATGCCTGCAGACGCAACTCCCACCTCTCTATGCGCGAGCATGGCTTGGACCGCTTTGAGAAAAGAAAACTCAATGCTTTACAATCTGTGAAAATGTCAAACGATTTTCCGAGGAGGTAATACTGAAAACGTTCGACGCCCCAGACTATTGCCAGGGCTTCTTTCTCTGTCTGGCAATAGCGTCGCTCCGTATCGGTTAATGCTTTGGAAGCAAAACTAATTACACGATGTATAGCAGCTTCATCGAATTGAATTAAAATGTCACCTAGTCCATGCGGACTAGCATCTGTAATAACAGCTGTACGGTCCTCAACTCGGTAGAATCccagattttcaatatttcccATAGCATCCTTTATGGCTTTAAAAGAGTCTGATTGTTCGTGCGTCCATTCAAATTTAGTCTCCTTGTGTAGTAACCTACGCAATGGTTCATCAAGCGTAGCTAACATTGgtacaaacttattaggataGTTCGCAAGTCCAAGGAAACTACGAACTTCTGCTTCACATTGTGGTTCTCGAAATGATTGggctattttaattttatttattgcagGTTTAATCCCGTCTTGAGAAATTCTATGTCCTAAGAAGTCCAGCTCAGTAACTCGCAGTTGGCATTTCTCCCAATTTAATTGAATGTCCTGAAttttaaatcgatttaaaaaCTAACAGAAAAGAAGacagaaaatgacaaaaatcaCAATTAGGGAAATATTTTACCCATAAATAAATAACCAAATTAACCAATCGCaaataaagatttttttcaacagCAGATTACATCATTACCTGTTCCAGTCGCTTATCATGTTcttgtacatttttgccttccaCTAGCACGTCGTCGAGGTACCAGACCGTCCCCTCGCATCCGGATAGTGTTTCGTCCATCGCTTTTTGAAACAGCTCCGGAGCGGTTACTAAACCAAACGGCAAACGTTTGAAACGGTACAAACCACGTTGAGTGATAAAAGTTGTCGCATCTCTAGAATCCACATCAAGCTCTATTTGATGGAATGCTTCCTTGATGTCGAGCTTGCTCCACAATTGTCCACGTCCCAGCTTTGCCAAGTACTCTACAACTGACGGCATTGGATGGTGTTCTCTTAATACTGCTTCATTAACTCTTCGCAAATCAAGGCAGAGTCTGAGCTCTCCATTTAACTTCCCTACTACGACCAATGGTGATACCCAGGATGTTGGTCCCGTTTTTGCCTCGATTATATCCCGCTTTAACATTTCGTCCAACTTCCTGTCAAG carries:
- the LOC131687430 gene encoding uncharacterized protein K02A2.6-like; amino-acid sequence: MNGIKAKILMDPEVVPVYQPIPVPLEEALDRKLDEMLKRDIIEAKTGPTSWVSPLVVVGKLNGELRLCLDLRRVNEAVLREHHPMPSVVEYLAKLGRGQLWSKLDIKEAFHQIELDVDSRDATTFITQRGLYRFKRLPFGLVTAPELFQKAMDETLSGCEGTVWYLDDVLVEGKNVQEHDKRLEQVMM